In a single window of the Terriglobus roseus genome:
- a CDS encoding O-acetyl-ADP-ribose deacetylase encodes MAELEVIRGDITKLAVDAIVNAANTKLKGGGGVDGAIHRAAGKAHLLAATAPLGGCATGDAKATPGFNLPATWIFHTAGPVWSVKRGGKTAEDAKDALLRSCYRRCMELAREHNVRSIAFPAISTGVYRFPPNRAAGIAIATVREHLQASGVERAIFCCYNEATEAIYRALLA; translated from the coding sequence GTGGCAGAACTGGAAGTGATTCGGGGCGACATCACGAAGCTGGCAGTCGACGCCATCGTAAACGCCGCCAACACAAAGCTCAAAGGTGGAGGAGGGGTCGACGGCGCCATCCATCGCGCCGCGGGCAAAGCCCACCTGCTCGCCGCCACGGCACCCCTCGGCGGTTGTGCAACCGGCGACGCGAAGGCCACACCCGGCTTCAACCTGCCCGCAACATGGATCTTCCACACCGCAGGCCCGGTCTGGAGCGTCAAACGTGGCGGCAAAACTGCCGAAGACGCCAAGGATGCCCTGCTGCGGAGCTGCTACCGCCGCTGCATGGAACTCGCCCGCGAGCACAACGTGAGGTCCATCGCCTTCCCGGCTATCAGCACGGGCGTCTATCGCTTCCCACCCAACCGCGCCGCAGGCATCGCCATCGCAACCGTCCGCGAACACCTGCAAGCCAGCGGCGTCGAACGAGCGATCTTCTGCTGCTACAACGAGGCGACAGAGGCCATCTATCGCGCTCTGCTAGCCTGA
- the scpB gene encoding SMC-Scp complex subunit ScpB has protein sequence MSLKSKIEAVIYASEEPVTLPQLVGLLAGEAQAELDEIAANQSTLPLDGEPEQTGKDEQQTGRSVLEAGTRESNEADSSEEQAVDQGEVAGATPDGAPVEPEAVAELDNSEATAEPSELADEGLESVEPKPDTEAEKRLQRDRDRAVRDHIRRVCDSLIREYAESDRGIEIREVASGFRMGTKPEYHDAVRGFVKSLKPALKLTLPALETLAVVAYKQPVTAAEISEIRGVDSAGVLGGLMTRKLIATAGRKQVIGRPMLYKTTRDFLLRFGLKDVNELPSMEEFERMAGELAEQEDLPMDGSADGIIEEANARGDAEMIRDVNEPAAESEETPSTAETPVETTTNDNEEATAESAAGGNDEEQGIEGQAAVRATDEAGEDSGSEEDHIEGVEEVKA, from the coding sequence ATGAGCCTCAAGTCCAAGATCGAAGCTGTCATCTACGCCTCCGAAGAACCAGTCACACTGCCGCAGCTTGTGGGCCTGCTGGCCGGCGAAGCGCAGGCGGAACTGGATGAGATCGCCGCGAACCAGTCGACGTTGCCGCTGGACGGCGAGCCCGAACAGACAGGCAAGGATGAGCAACAGACCGGACGCAGTGTGCTGGAGGCGGGTACACGTGAGTCGAACGAGGCCGATTCGTCGGAAGAGCAGGCCGTCGATCAGGGCGAAGTCGCTGGCGCTACGCCGGATGGCGCTCCTGTGGAGCCTGAGGCGGTTGCGGAGCTTGATAACTCGGAAGCGACGGCGGAACCGTCCGAACTTGCTGACGAGGGCTTGGAGAGCGTCGAACCGAAGCCGGATACGGAGGCAGAGAAGCGTCTGCAGCGGGACCGCGATCGCGCTGTGCGGGATCACATTCGGCGGGTGTGTGACAGCCTGATCCGCGAGTATGCGGAGAGCGACCGTGGGATTGAGATTCGTGAAGTCGCAAGCGGCTTTCGCATGGGCACCAAGCCCGAATATCACGATGCCGTGCGCGGTTTCGTGAAGAGCCTGAAGCCGGCGCTGAAGCTGACGCTGCCTGCGCTCGAGACTCTTGCCGTTGTGGCTTACAAGCAGCCGGTGACGGCTGCGGAGATCTCAGAAATTCGTGGTGTCGATTCGGCCGGTGTGCTGGGCGGCCTGATGACGCGGAAGCTGATTGCGACGGCCGGCCGCAAGCAGGTGATCGGTCGGCCGATGCTCTACAAGACGACGCGCGATTTCCTATTGCGCTTCGGTCTGAAGGACGTGAACGAGCTGCCGTCGATGGAAGAGTTTGAGCGTATGGCCGGCGAGCTTGCGGAACAGGAAGACCTGCCAATGGATGGCAGCGCGGACGGCATCATCGAAGAAGCGAATGCGCGCGGCGACGCGGAGATGATCCGCGATGTGAATGAGCCTGCGGCTGAGAGTGAAGAGACTCCATCGACGGCTGAGACGCCTGTCGAGACGACAACGAACGATAACGAGGAAGCCACTGCGGAGAGCGCAGCGGGAGGGAACGATGAAGAACAGGGAATCGAAGGACAAGCCGCTGTACGTGCCACAGACGAAGCTGGCGAAGACTCCGGAAGTGAAGAAGATCACATCGAAGGCGTCGAAGAAGTTAAAGCCTAG
- a CDS encoding pseudouridine synthase — protein MKKITSKASKKLKPSEPEKPAGTRLQKILADAGIASRRKAEELILEGRVQVNGTVITELGTRADAAKDHIRVDGKLLQGPQEHRYFMVNKPRGYVTTMEDPERRDTVVDLLKESARLSGKKLDVRLYPVGRLDYNSEGLLLMTNDGDLANSLSKAANSVEKTYLVKVAGRPTEDSINQLRTGVMIDRGRLAETRGERRDRVLTAPAKVELARGGENPWYEVTLTEGRNRQLRKMFEEIGHHVEKIRRIGYGALVLDVPTGEFRELTPGEVMALGRAAAGKKVERKHKLPDAAKLKQMGQKTGSRGARPRF, from the coding sequence GTGAAGAAGATCACATCGAAGGCGTCGAAGAAGTTAAAGCCTAGCGAACCGGAAAAGCCTGCAGGCACGCGTCTGCAGAAGATTCTTGCCGACGCCGGCATCGCCTCTCGCCGCAAGGCTGAGGAACTGATCCTGGAGGGCCGCGTTCAGGTCAATGGCACGGTGATTACCGAGCTGGGGACGCGCGCCGACGCTGCGAAGGATCACATCCGTGTCGATGGCAAGCTGCTTCAGGGCCCTCAGGAGCACCGTTACTTCATGGTGAACAAGCCACGCGGCTACGTGACGACGATGGAAGATCCGGAGCGCCGCGATACGGTTGTCGACCTGTTGAAGGAGTCGGCACGTCTGTCCGGTAAGAAGCTCGATGTGCGGCTGTATCCCGTTGGTCGTCTCGATTACAACTCCGAAGGTCTGCTGCTGATGACGAACGATGGCGACCTTGCCAACTCGTTGTCGAAGGCGGCGAACTCCGTTGAGAAGACGTACCTGGTGAAGGTGGCGGGACGTCCGACCGAGGACTCGATCAACCAGTTGCGCACCGGCGTGATGATCGATCGCGGCCGCCTGGCGGAGACTCGTGGCGAGCGCCGCGATCGTGTGTTGACCGCGCCCGCAAAGGTGGAGCTGGCGCGTGGTGGCGAGAACCCGTGGTACGAGGTCACGCTGACCGAAGGTCGCAATCGTCAGTTGCGCAAGATGTTCGAGGAGATCGGACATCACGTCGAGAAGATTCGCCGCATTGGTTATGGCGCGCTGGTGCTTGATGTTCCGACGGGTGAGTTCCGTGAGCTGACGCCGGGTGAGGTGATGGCCCTGGGCCGCGCTGCGGCCGGTAAGAAGGTCGAGCGGAAGCACAAGCTGCCGGATGCTGCGAAGCTCAAGCAGATGGGCCAGAAGACCGGTTCACGTGGAGCTCGGCCTCGGTTCTAG
- a CDS encoding quinone oxidoreductase family protein, translating into MMHAALVDRFGVSPRYGEIEQPEPTEDDVLVRVKAAALTNLVRGQASGTHYSSEPVFPAIPGNDGVGTLPDGTRVYFVGPETGSMAEWTVVDRRRTIALPDSLDDVTAAALGNPGLATWGSLLGRANFQSGEAVLINGATGTAGRQAIQVAKYLGASRIVATGRGEAALEGLRDLGATETISLNGTDEELTKRFDPVVQGGGIQVVLDYLWGPSALAILTACGGHGSLRGEPRIRFVQIGAISGRTIPLPADILRSSGVEILGSGLGSLSAQAILESLRTMYAAAATTKFVIETETVPLSDVTNAWTRNTGGKRLVFVP; encoded by the coding sequence ATGATGCATGCAGCACTGGTCGACCGCTTTGGAGTTTCCCCACGCTACGGCGAGATCGAACAACCGGAACCCACCGAAGACGACGTTCTGGTACGGGTGAAGGCTGCAGCATTGACTAACCTGGTACGGGGACAGGCAAGCGGTACGCACTACAGCTCCGAACCAGTCTTCCCTGCCATCCCCGGCAATGATGGCGTCGGTACGCTGCCCGACGGCACGCGTGTCTACTTTGTCGGACCAGAGACCGGCTCCATGGCAGAGTGGACTGTCGTCGACCGTAGACGCACCATCGCTCTGCCCGATTCGCTGGATGACGTGACCGCTGCAGCGCTGGGCAATCCTGGCCTGGCCACGTGGGGTTCTCTGCTGGGACGCGCAAACTTTCAGAGCGGGGAAGCCGTCCTGATCAACGGGGCCACCGGCACCGCGGGCCGTCAGGCCATTCAGGTCGCAAAGTACCTGGGCGCATCCCGTATCGTTGCCACAGGTCGCGGTGAAGCAGCACTCGAAGGCCTTCGCGATCTTGGTGCCACCGAGACCATCTCGCTCAACGGCACCGATGAAGAACTTACCAAACGCTTCGATCCGGTCGTTCAAGGCGGTGGCATCCAGGTCGTACTCGATTACCTGTGGGGACCATCAGCACTCGCCATCCTCACGGCATGCGGCGGTCACGGCTCGCTGCGCGGCGAACCCCGCATCCGCTTCGTGCAGATCGGCGCTATCAGCGGCCGCACCATTCCTCTGCCCGCAGACATCCTGCGCTCGTCCGGCGTAGAAATACTCGGCAGCGGCCTCGGCAGTCTATCCGCGCAAGCCATCCTGGAATCTTTGCGCACCATGTATGCCGCTGCGGCGACGACAAAGTTCGTTATCGAAACGGAGACTGTGCCGCTGAGCGATGTGACCAACGCATGGACACGCAATACGGGCGGGAAGCGATTGGTCTTCGTTCCCTGA
- a CDS encoding NIPSNAP family protein, which produces MATAAASLPAMAMVEGQGMAQAPAAPREFYQLRRYELRNGPQTTMVQNYFAHALIPALNRMGIDRVGTFKIDIGPETPTYYALIPSTSAEMLLTLDMRLPDYAEFSKAAAEFWAAPATATAFQRSEVSMMGAFNGFPKLIAPKPTKRIFQLRTYESPSYAAHAKKVGMFEGGEIAIFQKSGLTPVFFGHNLAGTRLPSLTYMLTFPDLPTLSANWSVFGSSPEWKEISHRPGLSDADIVNNITNLYLSPLASSQI; this is translated from the coding sequence ATGGCAACGGCTGCAGCTTCGTTGCCCGCGATGGCAATGGTTGAGGGACAAGGTATGGCACAGGCACCGGCAGCACCCAGGGAGTTCTACCAGCTGCGGCGTTACGAGCTGCGCAACGGCCCACAGACCACCATGGTGCAAAACTACTTTGCGCATGCGCTGATCCCCGCGCTAAACCGCATGGGCATCGACCGCGTCGGCACCTTCAAGATTGACATCGGTCCAGAGACACCGACCTACTACGCGCTTATCCCGTCCACATCCGCCGAGATGCTGCTGACGCTCGACATGCGCCTGCCAGACTATGCCGAGTTTAGCAAGGCCGCTGCAGAGTTCTGGGCAGCGCCTGCGACCGCCACCGCCTTCCAGCGATCCGAAGTTTCAATGATGGGCGCCTTCAACGGCTTCCCGAAGCTCATCGCACCCAAGCCCACCAAGCGCATCTTCCAGCTCCGCACGTACGAGAGCCCAAGCTACGCAGCGCACGCCAAGAAGGTTGGAATGTTCGAAGGTGGCGAGATTGCCATCTTCCAGAAGTCCGGACTCACCCCCGTCTTCTTCGGCCACAATCTCGCAGGCACGCGCCTACCGTCGCTGACGTACATGCTCACCTTCCCGGATCTCCCGACACTCAGCGCCAACTGGTCCGTCTTCGGCAGTTCACCAGAATGGAAAGAGATCTCGCACCGCCCGGGCCTGAGCGATGCAGATATCGTGAACAACATCACAAACCTTTACCTAAGCCCATTAGCGTCATCGCAGATTTAG
- the msrA gene encoding peptide-methionine (S)-S-oxide reductase MsrA, translated as MAKAIATFAAGCFWGVEARLDEIPGVLETSVGYEGGTIDHPTYKDVCTGSTGHAEAVQITYDPSRVSYDALLDQFFSLHDPTQLNRQGPDFGTQYRSAVFVHDEQQWREAREKIADLNAAGVFRQPIATAIEPAGTFWKAEEYHQKYLEKRGMVACHI; from the coding sequence GTGGCAAAGGCAATCGCAACATTTGCTGCGGGATGCTTCTGGGGCGTGGAAGCGCGCTTGGATGAGATTCCCGGAGTTCTGGAAACATCCGTTGGATACGAGGGTGGCACGATCGATCACCCAACTTACAAAGATGTCTGTACCGGCAGTACCGGTCATGCAGAGGCTGTGCAGATAACCTACGATCCATCGCGAGTGAGTTATGACGCACTGCTGGATCAGTTCTTTTCCCTGCATGATCCAACCCAATTGAATCGACAGGGTCCTGATTTTGGTACGCAGTATCGGAGTGCCGTGTTTGTGCACGATGAGCAGCAGTGGCGCGAGGCGAGGGAGAAGATCGCAGATCTGAATGCAGCGGGAGTCTTTCGCCAGCCGATCGCTACAGCCATCGAGCCTGCGGGAACCTTCTGGAAGGCAGAGGAATATCACCAGAAGTACCTTGAGAAGCGCGGCATGGTGGCTTGTCACATTTGA
- a CDS encoding glycosyltransferase family 2 protein yields MSASAHAPDAVPAVQVLLATYNGARFLREQIDSVLEQQGIAVHILARDDGSGDGTQEVLAEYASALPNRFEVLQDDVRTGTARGNFGLLLQAATGAYAAFCDQDDLWIPDKLAVSMARMLAMEEQHGVQTPLLVYTDLRVVDERLATVSESLWQSNSLAQAPRPTLAGLLSENVVTGCSALLNRALIDRMKTMPATAQMHDHWAALLASSLGAMTAVPRATVLYRQHASNVVGAVVGEKSLGQKIGRFVSEEGVAARRKQYRADRAQAQSLLELYGAEMTAERRAVVEGFLSMWDLPRIERLITTSRLGLWRPDKQRRIAQVIDLLRTK; encoded by the coding sequence GTGTCTGCCTCCGCACATGCCCCCGATGCCGTGCCAGCCGTTCAAGTGCTCTTGGCTACCTATAACGGTGCCCGTTTCCTGCGGGAGCAGATCGATTCTGTACTCGAACAGCAAGGTATAGCGGTCCACATCCTTGCGCGCGATGATGGCTCCGGGGACGGCACGCAGGAAGTGCTGGCAGAGTACGCCAGCGCACTCCCTAACCGTTTTGAAGTACTGCAGGACGACGTGCGCACCGGTACTGCTCGCGGTAACTTCGGTCTTCTGCTTCAGGCAGCGACAGGCGCCTATGCCGCCTTCTGTGATCAGGATGACCTCTGGATACCGGACAAGCTCGCCGTCAGCATGGCACGCATGCTTGCCATGGAGGAACAACATGGAGTGCAGACTCCACTGCTTGTCTATACCGACCTTCGCGTGGTCGATGAGCGACTCGCGACGGTAAGCGAATCTCTGTGGCAGAGCAACAGCCTTGCTCAAGCACCGCGCCCAACTCTTGCGGGCCTGCTCTCAGAGAACGTCGTCACCGGATGCAGTGCTCTGCTGAATCGTGCGCTCATTGATCGCATGAAGACGATGCCTGCAACCGCACAGATGCACGACCACTGGGCTGCACTTCTCGCGAGCAGCCTTGGCGCTATGACTGCCGTCCCGCGCGCGACCGTGCTCTACCGCCAGCACGCCAGCAATGTCGTCGGTGCAGTCGTGGGTGAGAAGTCGCTGGGCCAAAAAATCGGACGCTTTGTCAGCGAGGAAGGCGTCGCTGCACGGCGAAAGCAATACCGTGCGGACCGCGCACAAGCGCAGTCGCTGCTCGAACTTTATGGCGCGGAGATGACGGCCGAGCGGCGTGCCGTTGTCGAAGGCTTTCTGAGTATGTGGGACTTGCCGAGGATTGAGCGACTGATAACTACGTCGCGACTGGGACTTTGGCGGCCGGACAAACAACGCCGCATCGCCCAGGTCATTGACTTACTGCGCACGAAGTAA